The following coding sequences lie in one Oncorhynchus kisutch isolate 150728-3 linkage group LG17, Okis_V2, whole genome shotgun sequence genomic window:
- the nmnat1 gene encoding nicotinamide/nicotinic acid mononucleotide adenylyltransferase 1, which produces MEPQDLTKVVLLACGSFNPITNMHLRMFELARDYLEDTGQYIVVRGIISAVGDGYKKKGLIEACHRVDMARLATDTSDWIKVDAWESQQPEWVETAKVMRHHYKELMTAEQNNDYVDTAKKRRIEATKHAFEDPSSYHTRRDNGPQLKLLCGADVLESFGVPNLWKHEDIAEIVGRYGLVCITRNGCDAHKFIHQSEVLWKHRKNIHVVREWVTNEISATHVRRALGRGQTVRYLLPDPVVSYIREHGLYSAESEQKNADVVLAPLQRHTGPSSS; this is translated from the exons ATGGAGCCTCAAGATCTAACCAAAGTGGTTCTGCTGGCTTGTGGGTCTTTCAACCCCATAACCAATATGCACCTGCGTATGTTTGAATTGGCACGGGATTACCTGGAAGATACAG GACAGTACATAGTTGTGAGGGGCATCATCTCTGCAGTGGGTGACGGCTATAAGAAGAAGGGTCTGATTGAGGCCTGTCACCGTGTAGATATGGCCAGGCTGGCCACAGACACCTCTGACTGGATCAAGGTAGATGCATGGGAGAGCCAGCAGCCTGAATGGGTGGAGACAGCTAAAGTGATGCG GCATCATTATAAAGAACTGATGACAGCGGAACAGAACAATGACTATGTGGACACTGCAAAGAAGAGGAGGATTGAGGCGACAAAGCACGCTTTTGAGGATCCATCCTCGTATCACACAAGGAGAG ACAACGGCCCTCAGCTGAAACTCCTGTGCGGCGCGGACGTCCTGGAGTCCTTCGGCGTTCCCAACCTGTGGAAGCACGAGGACATTGCCGAGATCGTGGGCCGCTATGGCCTGGTGTGCATCACCCGCAACGGCTGTGACGCCCACAAGTTCATCCACCAATCGGAGGTGCTGTGGAAGCACCGCAAGAATATCCACGTGGTCCGTGAGTGGGTAACCAATGAGATCTCGGCCACGCACGTGCGTCGGGCCCTGGGCCGGGGCCAGACCGTCCGCTACTTACTACCAGACCCGGTGGTGAGCTACATCCGGGAGCACGGCCTGTACAGTGCCGAGAGTGAGCAGAAGAACGCTGACGTCGTCCTTGCCCCGCTTCAGAGACACACTGGCCCCTCCTCCAGCTGA
- the lzic gene encoding protein LZIC isoform X1: MNLAASGNKGGSMASRGKSETGKLKQNMEEQLDRLMQQLQDLEECREDLEEEEYEETKKETLEQLNEFNESLKKMVTGNMTLVDELGGMQLAIQAAISQAFKTPEVIRMFAKKQPGQLRTRLAEMDRDVMVGKLSRDVYTQQKVEILTALRKLGEKLTVEDETFLAENVTATLSQFEKITADLGSEDKIMALASSGVEKTKV; encoded by the exons ATGAATCTGGCGGCCAGTGGGAACAAG GGTGGAAGCATGGCTTCTCGTGGCAAATCAGAAACTGGGAAACTAAAACAAAACATGGAGGAGCAACTGGACAGATTGATGCAACAGCTCCAAGATTTGGAAGAGTGCAG AGAAGACCTAGAAGAGGAGGAGTATGAGGAGACCAAGAAGGAAACCCTGGAGCAGTTGAATGAGTTCAATGAGTCTCTGAAGAAGATGGTGACAGGCAACATGACACTGGTGGATGAGCTTGGAGGAATGCAACTG GCAATCCAGGCTGCCATCAGCCAAGCTTTCAAGACCCCCGAGGTGATCCGAATGTTTGCCAAGAAGCAACCGGGGCAGTTGAGAACCAGATTAGCAGAG ATGGACCGTGATGTCATGGTGGGAAAACTTTCGAGGGATGTGTACACTCAGCAGAAGGTGGAGATCCTCACTGCCTTGAGAAAACTGGGCGAGAAG CTTACAGTCGAAGACGAGACTTTTCTGGCTGAAAATGTGACCGCAACTCTCAGCCAATTTGAAAAAATCACTGCAGACCTCG GATCAGAAGACAAGATAATGGCTTTAGCTAGTTCTGGTGTGGAGAAAACCAAGGTATAA
- the lzic gene encoding protein LZIC isoform X2: MASRGKSETGKLKQNMEEQLDRLMQQLQDLEECREDLEEEEYEETKKETLEQLNEFNESLKKMVTGNMTLVDELGGMQLAIQAAISQAFKTPEVIRMFAKKQPGQLRTRLAEMDRDVMVGKLSRDVYTQQKVEILTALRKLGEKLTVEDETFLAENVTATLSQFEKITADLGSEDKIMALASSGVEKTKV, from the exons ATGGCTTCTCGTGGCAAATCAGAAACTGGGAAACTAAAACAAAACATGGAGGAGCAACTGGACAGATTGATGCAACAGCTCCAAGATTTGGAAGAGTGCAG AGAAGACCTAGAAGAGGAGGAGTATGAGGAGACCAAGAAGGAAACCCTGGAGCAGTTGAATGAGTTCAATGAGTCTCTGAAGAAGATGGTGACAGGCAACATGACACTGGTGGATGAGCTTGGAGGAATGCAACTG GCAATCCAGGCTGCCATCAGCCAAGCTTTCAAGACCCCCGAGGTGATCCGAATGTTTGCCAAGAAGCAACCGGGGCAGTTGAGAACCAGATTAGCAGAG ATGGACCGTGATGTCATGGTGGGAAAACTTTCGAGGGATGTGTACACTCAGCAGAAGGTGGAGATCCTCACTGCCTTGAGAAAACTGGGCGAGAAG CTTACAGTCGAAGACGAGACTTTTCTGGCTGAAAATGTGACCGCAACTCTCAGCCAATTTGAAAAAATCACTGCAGACCTCG GATCAGAAGACAAGATAATGGCTTTAGCTAGTTCTGGTGTGGAGAAAACCAAGGTATAA